The region GCTCGAGCCACCACTCGAGGGATGGCGTCGGCTCCGGGTCGGCGGCTACCGGATCGTCTTCAACTACGGGAAGTGAGATGCGACTCGCGTGCGCCTTCGCGGATCACGGTCCCGGATCGCGGCGATCGGGCCAGCGGTGGAGGTCGGTCCTACCCCACATCGGCAACCATCACCCCGGCTCGTGGCGTGGCGGTCGTGGTGGTCATGGTCCGGCCCGCGCACAGCGGATCCGGCGATCAGGAGGTGCCACGGCTTGTGGCCTGAGCCCCCCCGGCCAGAGGGTGGCCGGGAGGCGGAGGAGGGCATCCGCGCCCTCCTCCCCCCGGCTCCCCGCGTCGTGGCTGGCTATTGCTGAACGAGTGTGTCCACGCCGACGACGCTGATCCGGCCGTTGGACACCGTTCGCGTATCTCCCCCCGTCGCGCAGTTGACGTTGATCGTCACGACGGAAGACGGACCGCCGGCGGCAGTGAACACGCCTTCCAGCGCGACGCCCCCTTTGGCCACGTTCGTGTTGTCCCCCAACAGCAGCGTGTCCAAGCGATCGATCTCGGTCGTCACACCGTTCTCCACCGCCACGAGGACGCAGGTGATCTGACTCTGGCCCTTCGCGAAGGGAGCATTCAGCTTGGCGTCAATCATGTACGAATTGGTCCCGGAGACCACCTGAGAGAGCACCGGGCTACTGATGGAGCTGATTGGCGCCGCCCCAAACTTCTTGTGCCATCCGTATGCCTTGCCCGGATTTCCGTCCTTCCCGTCCTTCCCATCCTTCCCGTGACAAATGAATGTGGGATTATCGGTACCGAGAGGGTCGTCCACCCACGAGCTCGTCACCTCGTCGACGTGTTGGGTGTAGACGAGGAAGGCCGGCTTCGGCGTACAATCACTCGGATAGCCCGGATCGCCCGGCTTGACGACCACCTTTCTTACGCCCTTCCCATGCTGGCCGTGGTCGCCTTTGTCGCCCTTGTCGCCGTGGTCGCCCTTGTCGCCGTGGTCGCCCTTGTCGCCGTGGTCGCCCTTGTCGCCCTTCTGTCCGTTGACACCCGCGGCGCCGTCCTTTCCGTGACAGATGACCGTGGGGTTGTCGCTCCCGAGGGGGTCGTCGACGAACGAATTCGAGACGTCGTCGACGTGTTGGGTGTAGACGAGGAAGGCCGGCTTCGGCGTACAATCGATCGGGTAGCCCGGATCGCCCGGCTTGACGAGCACTTTCCTGACGCCCTTCCCATGCTGGCCGTGGTCGCCCTTGTCGCCCTTGTCGCCGTGGTCGCCCTTGTCGCCCTTGTCGCCGTGATCGCCCTTGTCGCCGTGGTCTCCCTTGTCGCCCTTCGGTCCGTCGGCACCCGCGGCGCCGTCCTTTCCGTGACAGATGACCGTGGGGTTGTCGGTACCGAGCGGGTCGTCGACAAACGAATTCGAGACCTCGTCGACGTGTTGGGTGTAGACGAGAAAGGCCGGCTTCGGCGTACAGTCAGTCGGGTAGCCCGGATCGCCCGGCTTGACGAGCACTTTCCTGACGCCTTTCCCGTGCTGGCCGTGGTCGCCCTTGTCCCCCTTGTCGCCCTTGTCGCCGTGGTCGCCCTTGTCGCCCTTGTCACCTTTCTGCCCAGGGACACCCGGGTTCCCGTCCTTGCCGTTCTGTCCGTTCGGTCCCGCTGCGCCATCCCTGCCGTTCTGCCCCGCCGCTCCGTCCTTTCCCCGGCAGAGGTAGGTAGGGGCGGTGCCGTCGTCCACCCACGCCCCATTGACGAACTGTTGGGCATAGATGGCTATGGCCGCACCCTGTTCACATCCCGTCAGCGCGTATTGCGGGTCTGACGGTTGGATGCGGTCTCGTCTGAAGCCTTTCCCGTGCTGACCGTTCTGCCCCGGGAGTCCATTGAGTCCGGGGTCGCCCTTGTCGCCCTTCGCGCCCTGCAGTCCCGTCGCGCCCGGATCACCCTTCGGCCCTTGCGCTCCGGTCGCGCCCAGATCCCCCTTGTCGCCCTTGTCCCCCTTCAACCCCGTCGCGCCCGTGGCACCCTTCGGCCCTTGCGGTCCGATCGCGCCCAGATCCCCCTTGTCACCCTTGTCGCCCTTCAACCCCGCCGCACCCAGATCGCCTTTCGGCCCTTGCGCTCCGGTCGTGCCCGGATCCCCCTTGTCGCCCTTGTCCCCCTTCAACCCCGTCGCGCCCGGATCACCCTTCGGCCCTTGGAGCCCGGTGGCGCCGGTGTCACCTTTCGCACCGTTTTGACCGTTGATTCCGTTTTTACCGCGGAGCGAGAAGTTGACGGTGATGCCGTCATTGTACGGCGCCCCCTGGCCCGTCGAGACGATCAGGCGGTAGGTACCCGCCGGGCTGAAGTCCGCGCAGTTGATCGGGATGTTGATCTGGTTGGCATCCCATTGTCCGGTCGCGGGCATGTAACTCTTCTGGAAGGCGCCCATGCCGATCGCAACGACCGGGATAGCGCCGCTGTTGTTGAAGTTCTGACCGTAAATGGTCAATGTTCTCGTCAAGGCATCAAAGACCGGCCCGGTGGCCCCCGGGCTGGGAGGGCAGAAATCGTCCAGCGTCGCGCTGCTGATCGCCACCTGGATTCTCGCGCTCGTGTCCAGGGTTTGCGCCCTGCTGAAGGACGGTGCGAGCGCCGGCAACATCACGCCGAGGACGGCCGCGACGAGGGGCCTTCGCAGCCGTCGCATCGTGTGACCTCCTTGCGGCATGGGAACCCCCCACGCCCCGAATGTGAAGAGAAAACTGGTCCGGGTTTCCTTCCAACCGATGCTGCCTAGTTTCATCGCAAGCTTGCCCTCCTCAGGCGTTGAGTTAGTGGCGGCTACAGTCCCCCAAGGCCGGTGTTTTTGTCAAGAGCTAGCGGGTTGGAAACCGCTGTCAGCGTTCCAAACTAAGTAGGATTCGGGACGGCGGGAATGAAAGCGTAACTCGCACGGAAGCGTAACTGGGAGCAAATGCGTAACTGACTGATCCGGCGCGCGGGAGGGCAATCCCGGTAAAGGCCGGAGGTTGGGCGAACGAGCGAGCCGCGCCATCTGGCCAGCGGGCGCCAGCTCACTTTCACCGTCCAAAAATGCACAGCGATCACGCCAACGGTGACCGTCGCCGCGATCTACTGTCGGATATTCAAGCCGTTGCTGTCGACGGTACGCGCATTACGCCTTGCGCCGTTAGCGTCACGATCGTCGGAAAACGGGGGAAGGGACGGTTGGTCGGATGGGCGACTCCTCAACGAGCATCCGGACGCGGGACCCGACTACCTAGCCGCCCGTCGTGTTCTCGCGTGGCCTCATCGGCGGCTGGACCCACGTCCTCGTTCGCCGCTCGCGGCGAGCGCCGCTTGATCGGGGGAGCCTTCGCAGCTCCACGCATTCAAGCCAGCGGAGGCTCGTGCTCCTGGACCAGCAGGGGCGAGTGCTTGCACCGTGCAGGCGCGGTCGGTCGGGACCCGTCGGTGGGGATGTTCGCCGCCTTGTGCTGTCGCGGTCACGAATCGGGGCTTTCCCGCGACGCCCGAGGCCGTGCGCGCATCGCGACGATGAGATGCGGCGGCGCGATGTGGCGCAGATACTGGCCGGTCGTCCGGCGGGATACATGACCCAGCGCAGCCTGCAGGATCTCGAGTGGCACCTGCTTGTCAGCGAGTCGAGCCGCATGCGCGTGGCGCAGGCCATGCGCGTGTACGCGCTTCGCGATGCCGGCCTTACGCGCAAGACGTGGGAGGAGTGCACGGACGTATGCGGATTGAAGCGGGCGACCCTCTAGTGTGCAGAAGAGCAGGGATCCGGTCTCGAGGCGCAGACGCTCTCGCCGATCGAGCCATCGTTCGAGCACCGCGAAGGCGGCCGACTCCAGTTGAACGCTGCGCTCCTTATTGCCGTTTCTTCTTGGCGGGGTGATCGATCGGTGTGTCCGATCCAGGTTGCTCGGTAGCAAGGCGAGGACCTCCGACACCCGCAGCCCGCCCTCGTACAGGGCAACGATCAAGGCGCGGTTACGGATGCCGGTCGACCGGCGGTCCGAACACGCGCCGATCAGGGCCTCTACCTCCGCCGGCGCCAGGAGCTCTACGGGGTACTTCTTCCCCGCGTTCGCGGGCCGATAGGGGGCCCGTCCTGCTGGCCCATTCATATCCGTCCCGTACCGGCCATGCCGCTTCCCGCTGCAAGCGGCGTACCCGGGCGGCGACCGCGACGGATGGCGTTGCAACACTGCCGCCATAGGAACCGCGGTTCATGCCGGTCGCTCACCGCCGCCGTGCGTTCATCTACCTTCGGGCCTCCGCCCGCCGCCACGGAGCGGCTCAGGCGGCGGGTTCGAGGAGGTCGAGGAGCGCCGCCTCGTCCTCCACCTCGAGGTCGACGCGGAGCGCCACCAGTGCCTCGAGGCCGGGAAAGCGCTCGAGCTTCGTGAGGTCCTTCTCGGTCGTCACCAGCGTGCCCGCGCGCGCCGCCGCGGCGATCCGCCGCGCGTCGGCGGCCGTGTAGGCATGGTGGTCCGGGAAGCGGAGCACGTCGCGCACCCGCGCGCCGAGCCGCCCGAGCGTCTCGACCAAGCGCTCGGGCCGCGCGATGCCGGCCACCGCCACGACGTCTCGGCCGACGAGCGCGTCGAGCGGCTCGGCGTGGAAGGCGCCGTCTCGCGCGCGCACCGCGGCCACAGGTGCGAGCCGGCCACGGAAGACCACCGTTCCCGGCGGGACGGAGGCCGCGGCGTCGCCGACCGCGAGCACCGCCCGCGCCCGGCGGAGCGCGCCAGGCGGCTCGCGCAGCGAGCCCGCGGGCAGGCACCAGTCGGCCGCCGCGTCGTCCGCCACCAGCACGAGGTCGGCGTCACGGGCGAGGGCTCGATGCTGGAAGCCGTCGTCGAGCACGATCGTGTCGAGGGCGAAGCGCGCGCAGGCGAGCGCGGCCGCCTCGTGGCGGCGCTCGCCGGTCACGACGGGACCCGCGAAACGGCGCGCCAGCATCACCGCCTCGTCGCCGCCGTCCTCCGCCGTGACGAGCGCCCGACCCTCCACGCCCACGACGACCGGGCCGGGACGCCGCTTGCGGTAGCCGCGCGCCACGATGCCGACGCGGTGACCACGCGCCGCCAGACGCTCGGCGAGCCAGAGGGCCGCGGGCGTCTTGCCCGTGCCTCCGACCGTGAGGTTGCCGACGCTCACCACCCACGCCGGCACGCGGCGCGCGGCGAGCCAGCCGCGGTCGTAGAGGTGGTTCCGCAGCCCCACCGCCGCCCGATAGGCCGCCGCCGCTGGGACGAGCGTCATCCGGAGCGCGCGTGCGCTCGGCGTCCGCCCGAGCCACGCATGGCGG is a window of Deltaproteobacteria bacterium DNA encoding:
- a CDS encoding phage integrase family protein; the protein is MAAVLQRHPSRSPPGYAACSGKRHGRYGTDMNGPAGRAPYRPANAGKKYPVELLAPAEVEALIGACSDRRSTGIRNRALIVALYEGGLRVSEVLALLPSNLDRTHRSITPPRRNGNKERSVQLESAAFAVLERWLDRRERLRLETGSLLFCTLEGRPLQSAYVRALLPRLARKAGIAKRVHAHGLRHAHAARLADKQVPLEILQAALGHVSRRTTGQYLRHIAPPHLIVAMRARPRASRESPDS
- the lpxK gene encoding tetraacyldisaccharide 4'-kinase; the protein is MSALSLEGLARHAWLGRTPSARALRMTLVPAAAAYRAAVGLRNHLYDRGWLAARRVPAWVVSVGNLTVGGTGKTPAALWLAERLAARGHRVGIVARGYRKRRPGPVVVGVEGRALVTAEDGGDEAVMLARRFAGPVVTGERRHEAAALACARFALDTIVLDDGFQHRALARDADLVLVADDAAADWCLPAGSLREPPGALRRARAVLAVGDAAASVPPGTVVFRGRLAPVAAVRARDGAFHAEPLDALVGRDVVAVAGIARPERLVETLGRLGARVRDVLRFPDHHAYTAADARRIAAAARAGTLVTTEKDLTKLERFPGLEALVALRVDLEVEDEAALLDLLEPAA